A genomic region of Serratia fonticola contains the following coding sequences:
- a CDS encoding AAA-associated domain-containing protein, with protein MQQNQQAANTSALETRREILAVKEVCHGFDKTHGELLILDNVNLTLREGEIVGLLGRSGSGKSTLLRIIAGLIAPSSGEVDYLGTPLSGPAKGVAMVFQTFALFPWLTVLQNVEAGLEALGVAAAERRTRALAAIDLIGLDGFENAYPRELSGGMRQRVGFARALVVDPTLLLMDEPFSALDVLTAETLRTDLLDLWNQGKMPIKSVLIVTHNIEEAVFMCDRILVLSSNPGKVVAEIKVPFGHPRDRLDPMFRRLVDNVYAKMTARPTSETVKKGLKLGTWLPHVSTNLMAGLIETLAAAPYHGRADMPDIAHSLHLEVDDLFPIAEVLQSLGFADVREGDIFLTPQARMFAELDTQPRKVMFAEHLLRYVPLAALIKTVLDERPGHRAPRMRFEQELEDSLSDSAAKETLDTVINWGRYAEIFSYNDQTELFSLEDVEF; from the coding sequence ATGCAACAGAATCAACAGGCAGCAAATACTTCGGCGTTAGAAACGCGCAGAGAAATTCTGGCGGTAAAAGAGGTGTGTCACGGTTTCGATAAGACCCACGGTGAGTTGCTGATACTGGATAATGTCAACCTGACGCTGCGTGAAGGTGAGATCGTCGGCCTATTGGGGCGTTCAGGATCGGGCAAATCAACGCTATTGCGTATCATCGCAGGCCTGATTGCACCGTCCTCCGGTGAGGTTGATTATCTGGGGACACCGCTCAGCGGCCCAGCCAAAGGCGTGGCAATGGTGTTCCAGACCTTTGCGCTATTCCCCTGGCTGACCGTTCTGCAAAACGTGGAGGCGGGTCTGGAGGCGCTTGGCGTTGCCGCCGCAGAACGCCGCACGCGAGCGCTGGCCGCGATAGATCTTATCGGTCTTGATGGATTTGAAAATGCTTACCCACGCGAACTCTCTGGCGGGATGCGCCAGCGGGTGGGGTTTGCCCGCGCTCTGGTGGTTGATCCCACGCTGCTGCTGATGGATGAGCCTTTCTCAGCGCTGGACGTCTTGACGGCAGAAACCCTGCGTACCGATCTGCTCGATCTGTGGAACCAGGGCAAAATGCCGATTAAATCGGTCCTGATCGTCACGCATAACATTGAAGAAGCGGTATTCATGTGCGATCGCATTCTGGTGTTGTCCTCCAACCCAGGTAAGGTGGTTGCCGAGATCAAAGTTCCGTTCGGCCATCCACGCGATCGTCTTGATCCGATGTTCCGCAGGCTGGTTGATAACGTATACGCCAAGATGACCGCCCGGCCGACCAGTGAAACGGTGAAAAAAGGCCTGAAGTTGGGGACCTGGCTGCCCCATGTCTCCACCAACCTGATGGCTGGCCTGATCGAAACCCTGGCAGCAGCCCCCTATCACGGCCGCGCCGATATGCCCGATATTGCGCATTCCCTGCATCTGGAGGTGGACGATCTGTTCCCGATTGCTGAGGTTTTACAGTCGCTTGGATTTGCCGACGTCCGCGAAGGGGATATTTTCCTGACGCCCCAAGCCCGTATGTTTGCCGAGTTAGACACCCAGCCGCGCAAAGTGATGTTCGCTGAACATTTGCTGCGGTATGTCCCTTTGGCCGCGCTGATCAAAACCGTGCTGGACGAACGCCCCGGCCACCGCGCCCCGCGCATGCGCTTTGAACAGGAACTGGAGGATTCCCTTTCCGACAGTGCCGCCAAAGAGACGCTGGATACCGTCATCAACTGGGGCCGTTACGCTGAGATATTTTCCTATAACGATCAGACTGAGCTCTTTAGCCTCGAAGACGTGGAGTTTTAG
- a CDS encoding DUF4123 domain-containing protein, with protein MEEHQLYAIIDGALEADLQLMLERFNPPHCCLYADPVQPELLELAPWLVMVDQQIEAWLETRDTPWGIYLYSKVNIKSLRQHLRKYLHVLIPDQEKPVYFRFYDPRNIWDFLQVLSDWDVHTFLGPIEKVRTSYEAVKREDDFSAIRAPYPDDAKAGRKMLKISEVQYGEINALAEIRYINVLASDVELYWLSKHGDIVEDEGDGVLKRIHEGTYFNVKDKVSTITMSKDMSNFDKKDAYYFARECFYFCKGNAINDDHSIRAMVHLLLKRNIFPIDTMPNEWKIQLTENQVPGYYRVESLMLRELGEIPDVAHLIKGR; from the coding sequence ATGGAAGAGCATCAACTGTACGCTATCATTGACGGTGCGCTAGAAGCTGATCTCCAGCTTATGCTCGAACGCTTTAATCCTCCGCACTGTTGCCTGTATGCTGATCCGGTACAACCCGAGCTACTTGAGCTTGCTCCCTGGTTAGTTATGGTCGATCAACAGATTGAAGCTTGGCTAGAAACACGCGATACGCCATGGGGAATTTATCTTTACTCAAAGGTCAATATAAAATCGTTGCGTCAACATTTACGCAAATATTTACATGTGCTGATTCCTGATCAGGAAAAGCCTGTCTATTTCCGTTTTTATGATCCACGTAATATCTGGGATTTTCTTCAGGTATTATCTGACTGGGATGTACACACCTTCTTGGGGCCTATTGAAAAAGTCAGAACGTCATACGAAGCAGTTAAACGCGAAGATGATTTTTCGGCGATACGAGCCCCATATCCTGATGATGCTAAAGCAGGAAGAAAAATGCTGAAAATATCTGAGGTCCAGTACGGAGAAATCAATGCGCTTGCGGAGATCAGATATATTAACGTTCTGGCTTCAGATGTTGAGCTGTATTGGTTATCAAAACATGGGGATATCGTTGAAGATGAGGGTGATGGCGTCCTTAAAAGGATCCATGAAGGTACCTACTTTAATGTAAAAGATAAGGTCTCTACTATTACTATGTCGAAAGATATGTCAAATTTTGATAAAAAAGATGCGTATTATTTTGCTAGGGAATGTTTTTATTTTTGCAAGGGAAATGCTATTAACGATGATCACTCAATCAGGGCAATGGTACATCTTCTTCTTAAAAGAAATATTTTTCCTATTGATACGATGCCTAATGAATGGAAAATACAGCTTACAGAAAACCAGGTGCCAGGATATTATCGTGTGGAGTCTTTAATGCTCAGGGAGTTAGGTGAAATTCCTGATGTGGCACACTTAATCAAAGGAAGATAA
- the tssI gene encoding type VI secretion system tip protein VgrG has translation MNASGLRFTLSVGSLPAETFVVSGFTLHEQYSALFTLELEVASARPSVEFRSILDNNATLIIWRETDVLRTVNGIVTSVEQGDTGLHQTRYRLSVRPALWRAGLRRNSRIFQQQSFLEILETLMSENDISDYAHGFRYTHAVREFCVQYNESDLDFLHRMAAEEGIYYFFEHENGKHTVVFADDNIIVNNGPTLPYYPNQQQTSFDELCITTFRRRESLRPSDVLLKDYTFKNPMWAAEYRDDARDLEHQSGHYLHYDYPGRYKAEPGEAFARWRIQALRNDAHQGEGASNCPALQPGVRFTLENHPQDNLNTRWQITQATHSGQQPQALETESGGQGTTVTSQFAFIPNNQTWRPLSLPKPRIDGAQIAIVTGPEGEEIFCDANGRVKVRFLWDRSGITDDSSSCWIRVSHPWAGPRWGMSAVPRIGHEVIVEFLNGDPDQPVIIGRTYHANHLPPGNLPGTKTQMSIRSKTHKGDGFNELRFEDEKGKEEVFIHAQKNMAVKVLNSKDERVNYNRSSSIGHDEELVVANDRKVTVEGNQDQKITGNNLLKTDGDQGIQVLGDLAQKVSGVFSVDSNGDLTLQSNSKLTLRVGGSFVVVHAGGVDIKAPSINLNSGGSPGDLLTPASPAVLKAAALAGSMFVAHCPLKDN, from the coding sequence TTGAATGCCAGTGGTCTGCGATTTACATTAAGTGTGGGAAGCCTACCCGCTGAAACCTTCGTCGTCTCGGGTTTTACGTTACATGAGCAATACTCTGCACTTTTCACACTTGAACTCGAGGTCGCCAGTGCTCGACCCAGCGTGGAATTTCGCTCCATTCTTGATAACAATGCCACTCTGATAATTTGGCGCGAAACAGACGTTCTGCGTACTGTGAATGGCATTGTCACTTCCGTTGAGCAAGGCGATACCGGGCTTCATCAGACTCGCTATAGGCTCAGTGTTCGCCCTGCGCTATGGCGAGCCGGATTAAGAAGAAACTCGCGCATTTTCCAGCAACAGAGTTTTCTGGAGATTCTGGAAACCTTGATGTCAGAAAATGACATTAGTGATTATGCTCATGGCTTTCGTTACACGCATGCGGTTCGTGAGTTTTGTGTGCAATATAATGAAAGCGATCTTGATTTCCTTCATCGCATGGCGGCAGAAGAAGGCATTTATTATTTCTTCGAACATGAAAATGGCAAACATACCGTCGTCTTTGCTGATGATAATATCATCGTAAATAATGGGCCGACGTTACCCTACTACCCTAATCAACAACAAACCTCATTTGATGAGCTCTGCATCACTACCTTCAGACGTAGGGAAAGTCTGCGTCCTTCAGATGTATTGCTGAAGGATTACACCTTTAAAAATCCTATGTGGGCTGCAGAATATCGCGACGATGCCCGCGACCTTGAACACCAGTCAGGCCATTATCTTCACTACGATTACCCAGGCCGTTATAAAGCCGAACCCGGTGAAGCCTTTGCCCGTTGGCGCATTCAGGCACTGCGTAATGATGCGCATCAGGGGGAAGGGGCAAGTAATTGCCCTGCACTGCAACCCGGTGTTCGTTTTACCCTGGAAAACCATCCTCAGGATAACCTGAACACACGCTGGCAAATTACCCAAGCCACCCACAGTGGACAGCAACCCCAAGCGCTGGAAACCGAATCTGGGGGACAGGGCACCACCGTGACCAGCCAGTTTGCCTTTATTCCCAACAACCAGACCTGGCGGCCGCTTTCGCTGCCAAAACCGCGTATCGATGGCGCTCAGATTGCCATTGTCACCGGGCCTGAGGGAGAGGAAATCTTTTGTGATGCCAATGGCCGGGTTAAAGTACGATTTCTCTGGGATCGATCCGGTATCACGGATGACAGCAGCTCCTGCTGGATACGAGTGTCCCATCCCTGGGCAGGTCCACGCTGGGGCATGTCGGCCGTCCCTCGTATTGGTCATGAAGTGATTGTTGAGTTTCTGAATGGCGATCCCGATCAACCGGTGATTATCGGCCGCACTTATCATGCCAACCATCTGCCCCCCGGTAACTTGCCGGGCACCAAAACCCAGATGTCGATCCGGTCAAAAACCCATAAGGGTGACGGCTTTAACGAACTGCGTTTTGAAGATGAAAAAGGCAAGGAAGAAGTTTTCATTCATGCGCAGAAAAATATGGCGGTAAAGGTACTCAATTCGAAAGATGAACGAGTGAATTACAACCGCAGCAGCAGTATCGGGCATGACGAAGAACTGGTGGTTGCCAACGATCGGAAAGTCACAGTAGAAGGCAATCAGGATCAGAAAATCACCGGTAACAACCTGCTGAAGACTGATGGCGATCAGGGTATACAGGTTTTGGGGGATCTGGCGCAGAAAGTCAGTGGCGTATTTAGCGTAGACAGCAACGGCGACCTGACATTGCAAAGTAACAGTAAACTGACGCTAAGGGTCGGTGGCAGTTTTGTAGTGGTTCATGCCGGTGGTGTGGATATCAAAGCTCCCTCTATTAATCTGAATTCTGGTGGTAGCCCTGGCGATTTACTAACTCCAGCCAGCCCAGCTGTTTTAAAAGCGGCGGCACTTGCGGGATCGATGTTTGTTGCACATTGTCCATTGAAGGATAACTAA
- a CDS encoding ABC transporter permease, which produces MNFRFTMNASSRRLLPNGWDVVAFPLIICLIAMVAIGFHQTMLPIASLKTQAISLDPANLPEYALRTTLRMLVAMLAALLFTLVYGTLAAKSRRAEKVLIPILDILQSVPVLGYISFTVTFFIALFPGRVLGVELAAIFAIFTSQAWNMTFSFYQSLRTVPRDLMEVSRGFHLTAWQRFWKLDVPFSMPGLIWNMMMSMSGGWFFIVASEAITVGSNTFTLPGIGAYLAQAILSKNLHAIGWVLVTMTLVILAYDQLLFRPLVAWADKFRMETTGSGNAPTSWILNLMRRTRLIHLLLSPLGALFAAAARLPLSLPALKWQPVPRLQRKRLSRFGDIVWGGFVLLLTLYVAYRVISYVQTGVSLDDVWHVFILGAITLLRVALLILISSLIWVPLGVMIGMRPALAGRIQPIAQFLAAFPANLLFPVFVITIVHFNLNPDIWLSPLIVLGTQWYILFNVVAGTTAFPNDYREAAANFHIRGWQWWRQVMLPAIFPYYITGAITASGGAWNASIVAEFVQWGNTQVTAHGLGAYIAQTTAAGDFPKIILGIATMSLFVTLFNRLLWRPMYAYAESRYRID; this is translated from the coding sequence ATGAACTTCCGTTTCACCATGAATGCGTCCAGCCGACGTCTGTTGCCCAACGGTTGGGATGTGGTCGCTTTTCCGCTGATTATCTGCCTGATTGCCATGGTGGCAATAGGTTTTCATCAGACTATGCTGCCTATAGCCAGCCTGAAAACCCAGGCTATCTCACTCGATCCGGCCAATCTGCCAGAGTATGCCCTGCGCACGACACTGCGCATGCTGGTTGCGATGCTGGCGGCGCTGCTGTTTACCCTGGTTTACGGCACGCTGGCGGCCAAAAGCCGTCGCGCAGAAAAAGTGCTGATCCCTATCCTTGATATTCTGCAATCCGTACCGGTATTAGGCTATATCTCATTCACCGTTACTTTTTTTATTGCCCTGTTTCCCGGCCGGGTGTTAGGCGTTGAGCTGGCGGCTATTTTCGCCATTTTCACCAGCCAGGCCTGGAATATGACCTTCAGTTTCTATCAGTCCTTACGCACCGTACCCCGCGATCTGATGGAAGTCTCGCGGGGGTTCCACCTGACAGCCTGGCAACGCTTCTGGAAACTCGATGTGCCATTCTCAATGCCGGGGCTGATTTGGAACATGATGATGTCGATGTCCGGTGGCTGGTTTTTTATCGTCGCCTCTGAGGCCATTACCGTAGGCAGCAATACCTTCACGCTGCCGGGTATCGGTGCCTATTTAGCCCAGGCCATCCTGAGTAAAAATCTGCACGCTATCGGTTGGGTGCTGGTGACAATGACCCTGGTCATTCTGGCTTATGATCAATTGCTCTTCCGGCCACTGGTTGCCTGGGCAGATAAATTCCGCATGGAAACTACCGGTTCAGGCAACGCCCCTACCTCGTGGATCCTGAACCTGATGCGCCGTACCCGCCTGATCCATTTACTCCTGAGCCCACTGGGTGCGCTGTTTGCCGCCGCCGCACGTCTCCCGCTCTCTCTGCCAGCCCTCAAATGGCAGCCTGTTCCCCGCCTGCAAAGGAAACGCCTGTCACGTTTTGGGGATATCGTTTGGGGAGGATTCGTGCTCCTGCTGACGCTTTACGTGGCTTACCGGGTAATCAGTTATGTACAAACCGGTGTTTCCCTTGATGACGTCTGGCATGTGTTTATTTTGGGGGCGATTACTCTGCTGCGCGTCGCTTTACTGATCCTGATCTCTTCGCTTATCTGGGTGCCTTTAGGAGTGATGATCGGCATGCGCCCGGCGCTGGCAGGCAGGATCCAGCCCATCGCCCAATTTTTGGCGGCCTTCCCGGCTAACCTGTTGTTCCCGGTATTTGTCATCACTATCGTCCATTTCAATCTGAACCCGGATATCTGGCTGTCGCCGCTTATCGTGCTGGGTACCCAATGGTACATCCTGTTTAACGTGGTGGCGGGCACGACTGCGTTTCCCAATGATTATCGTGAAGCGGCAGCCAACTTCCATATCCGTGGCTGGCAATGGTGGCGGCAGGTGATGTTGCCCGCCATTTTCCCTTATTACATAACCGGTGCCATCACCGCTTCCGGCGGCGCATGGAACGCCAGTATCGTGGCCGAATTCGTGCAATGGGGTAACACCCAGGTGACCGCTCATGGGCTGGGTGCCTATATCGCTCAAACCACCGCAGCCGGTGATTTTCCCAAGATCATTCTGGGTATCGCCACCATGTCACTGTTTGTGACCTTATTTAACCGCCTGCTATGGCGGCCAATGTATGCTTATGCCGAATCCAGATACCGGATCGATTAA